A single region of the Chitinophaga niabensis genome encodes:
- a CDS encoding redoxin family protein produces MKRMIILVLLFPLLAVAQMKEPTLVTDKAELAKLIAAVEATPDSLNVHEAYTKAAGVNTPAVVAQYEKWMKKFPRSAMVPYGIGLAYINRENPKAKPYLLKAVAIDPSFTEAWGNLWTDAQRWGDFKGGQEYLRKAAESDRSNAAYAFYYANSFKDDDAKREAMIFDLVKRFPDNERGAQGLYWLAVDSKDAAYKVKIFEMLKSSYSPAKFGWSRSGMSSYYDVLLDTDPAKALSLAEDMVKFKSEEMKGWDDQLTIAQNVVAVKKLIAEKKGDEALALISKIKLPRYFGFNTGLAILKAESIAVSGNNQAAYDSLIVYFSKTPEVELKGALNTYGAKLGKDAAQVEADIWKRLDAISKPATPFTLKRYLTPGKASLSDYRGKVVLLTYWFPGCGPCRGEFPHFENALRKFKGKPVDYVGINIVSEQNDYVIPFMKGSGYTFTPLEEEEGRAKGNMDNRRAAPVNFLIDAEGRLIFNDFRIDGKNEDKLEMMINLLLNRKA; encoded by the coding sequence ATGAAAAGAATGATCATTCTCGTACTCTTATTTCCTCTTCTTGCGGTAGCACAGATGAAGGAGCCTACTCTTGTTACAGATAAAGCAGAACTGGCTAAACTGATCGCCGCGGTAGAAGCAACGCCGGATAGTTTGAACGTACACGAAGCCTATACAAAAGCAGCAGGCGTGAATACACCTGCGGTGGTGGCGCAGTATGAAAAGTGGATGAAGAAATTTCCGCGTTCTGCCATGGTACCTTATGGTATTGGGCTTGCGTACATTAACAGGGAGAATCCCAAAGCAAAACCTTATTTGCTGAAAGCAGTAGCTATTGATCCTTCCTTTACGGAAGCATGGGGTAATCTGTGGACGGATGCACAACGCTGGGGTGATTTTAAAGGCGGGCAGGAATATCTGCGGAAAGCAGCAGAATCTGATCGTTCCAATGCCGCTTATGCTTTTTATTATGCCAATTCTTTTAAGGATGATGATGCGAAAAGGGAAGCCATGATCTTTGACCTGGTGAAACGTTTTCCTGACAACGAACGCGGTGCACAGGGATTGTATTGGCTGGCAGTGGATTCAAAGGATGCTGCCTATAAAGTGAAAATATTTGAAATGCTGAAAAGTAGCTATTCTCCTGCAAAATTCGGCTGGTCACGCAGTGGTATGAGTTCTTACTATGATGTTTTACTGGATACCGATCCTGCAAAGGCCCTTTCGCTGGCAGAAGACATGGTGAAGTTCAAAAGTGAGGAAATGAAAGGATGGGATGATCAGCTGACGATCGCACAAAATGTAGTAGCGGTAAAAAAACTGATCGCAGAGAAAAAAGGTGATGAAGCTTTGGCGCTGATCAGTAAAATAAAATTACCACGTTACTTTGGATTTAACACGGGCCTTGCCATTTTAAAAGCAGAAAGTATTGCTGTATCCGGTAATAACCAGGCAGCTTACGACAGCCTCATTGTATATTTTTCCAAAACACCGGAGGTGGAATTGAAAGGTGCGCTCAATACTTATGGTGCTAAACTGGGTAAAGATGCTGCACAGGTGGAGGCAGATATCTGGAAAAGGCTGGATGCCATTTCCAAACCTGCCACTCCTTTTACTTTGAAGCGTTATTTAACACCTGGTAAAGCTTCTTTATCTGATTACAGAGGTAAGGTAGTGTTGCTGACATACTGGTTCCCTGGCTGTGGGCCCTGCCGTGGGGAGTTCCCGCATTTTGAAAATGCGTTGCGTAAATTCAAAGGCAAACCTGTTGATTACGTAGGAATTAATATCGTTTCTGAACAGAATGATTACGTAATTCCTTTTATGAAAGGCAGCGGATATACTTTTACACCGCTTGAAGAAGAAGAAGGAAGGGCCAAAGGAAACATGGATAACAGGAGGGCAGCTCCTGTAAATTTCCTGATAGATGCAGAAGGGCGCCTCATCTTTAATGATTTCAGGATCGATGGAAAGAATGAGGATAAACTGGAAATGATGATCAACCTGCTGTTGAACAGGAAAGCATAA
- a CDS encoding TlpA family protein disulfide reductase — MKRIVIILFLFPLFAVAQVKELVAAIEAAPDSLRLHEAYIKAAGLSTPVVVAQYEKWMKQFPRSAIVPYAIGKAYTNAEDAKAKPYLLKAVALNPSFTEAWGDLWADAQRWGDFSGGMEYLRKAMESDPSNAMYAFYYAHSFKQDHSKWETMIFDVVKRFPANERGAQGLYWLAVDSRDSAYKAKIFDTLKNRYSPEKFSWSRNGMYPYFDLLLDIDPAKAVALATELGNMKNDEAKEWAVQLTTAQKVLEVKKLIAEKKGEEAFALISSVKVPWYFGFNASRELLKAESIALSGNNQAAYDSLIVYFSRTPEVKLKKALSVYGTKLGKGAAQIDADIWKRLDAVSKPATPFTLKRYLRAGTTSLSDYKGRVVLLTYWFPGCGPCRGEFPHFENALRRFPGRAVDYIGINIVSEQNDYVIPFMKSSGYTFTPLEDVKGRAKGNLDNGGGAPANFLIDGEGRLIFGNFMINANNEDKLEMMIELLLNRKA, encoded by the coding sequence ATGAAAAGGATCGTTATTATTCTATTCTTATTCCCTCTTTTTGCAGTTGCGCAAGTAAAAGAATTGGTCGCCGCTATTGAGGCTGCTCCTGATAGTTTGCGGCTGCATGAAGCGTATATCAAAGCAGCTGGTTTAAGCACGCCGGTTGTTGTGGCACAATATGAAAAATGGATGAAGCAGTTTCCCCGTTCCGCCATCGTTCCATATGCTATCGGCAAAGCATATACCAATGCGGAAGATGCTAAGGCAAAACCTTATTTACTGAAGGCAGTGGCGCTCAATCCTTCTTTTACTGAAGCATGGGGAGATCTATGGGCAGATGCACAGCGCTGGGGAGATTTTTCGGGAGGCATGGAATACCTGCGGAAAGCAATGGAATCAGATCCCTCTAATGCGATGTATGCTTTCTACTATGCACATTCCTTTAAGCAAGATCACAGCAAATGGGAAACCATGATCTTTGATGTGGTAAAACGGTTCCCTGCAAACGAACGGGGCGCGCAGGGCCTCTATTGGCTGGCGGTAGATTCCAGGGACTCAGCTTATAAGGCGAAAATATTTGATACGCTGAAAAACAGGTATTCCCCGGAGAAGTTCAGCTGGTCCCGCAATGGTATGTATCCTTACTTTGATCTTTTGCTGGACATTGATCCTGCAAAGGCGGTTGCACTGGCAACAGAATTGGGGAACATGAAAAATGATGAAGCGAAAGAGTGGGCCGTTCAACTGACCACTGCACAGAAGGTATTGGAAGTAAAAAAACTAATAGCGGAGAAAAAAGGGGAAGAGGCATTTGCATTGATCAGTTCAGTGAAAGTACCATGGTATTTTGGTTTTAACGCGAGCCGGGAATTATTGAAGGCGGAATCTATCGCTTTATCAGGAAATAACCAGGCGGCTTATGATAGCCTGATCGTGTATTTCTCTAGAACACCGGAGGTGAAATTAAAAAAAGCACTCAGCGTTTATGGAACTAAATTAGGCAAGGGTGCAGCACAGATAGATGCAGATATATGGAAAAGACTGGATGCTGTATCAAAGCCAGCTACACCTTTTACTTTAAAACGTTATCTGCGTGCCGGTACCACCTCTTTATCTGATTACAAGGGGAGGGTAGTATTGCTAACATATTGGTTCCCTGGTTGTGGTCCCTGCCGTGGAGAATTCCCGCATTTCGAAAATGCACTTCGCAGGTTTCCAGGAAGGGCTGTTGATTATATTGGGATCAATATTGTATCTGAGCAGAACGATTATGTAATTCCTTTTATGAAAAGCAGCGGATATACATTTACGCCATTGGAGGATGTAAAAGGGAGGGCAAAAGGTAACCTGGATAATGGAGGAGGAGCTCCTGCAAATTTCCTGATAGATGGAGAAGGCCGTTTGATCTTCGGTAATTTCATGATCAATGCAAACAATGAGGATAAACTGGAAATGATGATAGAACTGCTGCTGAACAGGAAAGCATAA
- a CDS encoding esterase/lipase family protein, whose translation MKNYLIILVMLLAIACKKESSLSQKEEVANEAVTPLDKAIPLPAGHSGMHRSGGHIPIIMVHGLGGFGPGEMGGLYHYWGGQDNIPQYLTGSGYPAYEAKVGPVSSNWDRAIELYYYIKGGYVDYGKFHSSHFGHAQKRVRYFPGIYPEWDAAHPVHLLGHSMGGITVRKLVALLEQGNAAERTDPAHADIFNGDKTGWVRSVTTISTPHNGATLSYLLLDGNIPFVRKMVTWVAALAGIVPGIEKIYDFSLEQWGLEQQPGESWNAYAQRVEDSDIWSTDDYSGHDVTPEAAVAAQATEPDSRNVYYFSVTTKASLRGLLTGWEYPRLDMNPVLMPIAFPTPILMGLGNYTRNVPGKIVIDSKWWPNDGAANTYGMSGPAGSVIRPYDPAVPLEKGVWNDVGVYNGYDHFDVIGIGYFFSVRPFYTNIARLLSTVE comes from the coding sequence GTGAAAAACTACCTCATCATTTTAGTAATGCTGTTAGCCATTGCCTGTAAAAAAGAGTCATCCCTCTCTCAGAAAGAAGAAGTGGCTAATGAAGCGGTAACCCCATTGGATAAAGCTATTCCGTTGCCAGCCGGCCATTCCGGCATGCATCGCAGTGGAGGGCATATTCCTATTATTATGGTACATGGCCTCGGGGGCTTCGGACCAGGAGAAATGGGCGGGCTTTATCATTATTGGGGCGGGCAGGACAATATTCCCCAATACCTTACCGGTAGCGGTTATCCTGCGTATGAGGCAAAAGTTGGCCCGGTAAGCAGTAACTGGGACCGTGCCATAGAATTGTATTACTATATTAAAGGCGGGTATGTGGATTATGGGAAATTCCACAGCAGCCATTTTGGGCATGCGCAAAAACGGGTACGTTATTTCCCCGGTATTTATCCGGAATGGGATGCAGCACATCCTGTGCATTTGCTGGGGCATAGCATGGGGGGCATTACCGTGCGTAAGCTGGTGGCGTTGCTGGAACAGGGCAATGCTGCAGAGAGAACAGATCCTGCACACGCGGATATTTTCAATGGAGATAAAACCGGTTGGGTAAGATCTGTTACTACCATCAGCACACCGCATAATGGCGCCACACTTTCCTATTTGTTGCTGGACGGGAATATTCCGTTTGTGCGTAAAATGGTTACCTGGGTGGCCGCGTTGGCAGGAATTGTTCCGGGAATTGAAAAGATCTACGATTTCAGCCTGGAACAATGGGGACTGGAACAACAACCCGGCGAAAGCTGGAATGCCTACGCGCAAAGGGTAGAGGACAGCGACATCTGGAGCACGGATGATTATTCCGGGCATGATGTTACACCGGAAGCAGCTGTAGCAGCCCAAGCCACAGAACCGGATTCCCGGAATGTGTACTATTTCTCTGTTACAACCAAAGCTTCTCTCCGTGGGCTGCTCACCGGTTGGGAATATCCCCGCCTGGATATGAACCCTGTATTAATGCCAATTGCTTTTCCCACACCGATACTGATGGGCCTTGGCAATTATACCCGTAATGTTCCCGGTAAGATTGTGATAGATTCCAAATGGTGGCCAAATGATGGGGCGGCCAATACTTATGGGATGAGTGGCCCGGCAGGCAGTGTCATCAGGCCCTACGATCCTGCAGTTCCACTGGAAAAAGGTGTGTGGAATGATGTGGGCGTATATAACGGGTACGACCATTTTGATGTGATCGGGATCGGTTATTTCTTCTCCGTAAGGCCGTTTTATACCAACATTGCCCGGCTGTTGAGCACAGTGGAGTAA